From Methanosarcina lacustris Z-7289, one genomic window encodes:
- a CDS encoding methyl-accepting chemotaxis protein, producing MYKSTKMGHVVIGFALLLILIFFVGYTGYQGMNEVEKKSHAIQNMTFIMNNMQGAMQAEERYIIHGDSADKEEVYNHLSLVPTQAAISKELYIGYLDPVNRDRMDFVLAASSEFADAFNRYVEADDEQADVRNNLTVDSEILITNADELSKNQMVQYREEFEAGYSNKTLAKKFSSAESAQKIIVLTMKARNEYRNYAMNPDPQYANQVDAFMEDLIELSTDLNGRMERPENIAAGKKILTSAENFQDDFKRFKSLEERKAIEEKNMTDIAAQIGEVAAAASSNQKTKLETLISTSITKIFLVSFLSMLIGALLVFVILNIYRKPIYELLEATDRISEGDLDVDIKGSSRSEIFQLSEAFKAMVEHLRSLIKEIQDGSLHLATLSEEMSASSEEVASASRRISETAAEISDGAEMQSIKIVDITHAMQDMTHNIQEVADNTQKVSKSTNLVNDTVHSIGNVSRDVLFKMNLISSSVDETEVAIKELDSKSQQIDEIVTLITKIADQTNMLALNAAIEAARAGEHGRGFSVVADEVRKLAEESGSAAKNISRLIDEIRDGISDTVESIEASKKNVKIGSGSVSAEVEMVTGIVSTINEITNMIEDVAAATEEQSASIEEITSTLEDISSISEQSAAGTQETAAALEEQSASMSELASMANDLSLLGEKMKKVTEKFRLDNSKGEPE from the coding sequence ATGTACAAAAGCACAAAGATGGGGCATGTGGTGATAGGATTTGCCCTTCTCCTCATTTTGATCTTTTTTGTAGGTTATACAGGTTATCAAGGCATGAACGAAGTCGAGAAGAAGAGTCATGCAATCCAGAATATGACTTTTATCATGAATAACATGCAGGGAGCGATGCAAGCAGAAGAAAGATACATTATTCACGGCGATTCCGCCGATAAAGAAGAAGTTTATAATCATCTTAGCCTTGTGCCCACACAGGCAGCTATATCCAAAGAACTATACATTGGATATCTTGATCCCGTGAACCGTGACCGGATGGATTTCGTTCTTGCAGCTTCCAGCGAGTTCGCGGACGCTTTTAACCGATATGTTGAAGCAGATGACGAACAGGCAGATGTAAGAAATAATCTGACTGTAGATAGCGAAATTCTAATCACAAATGCAGATGAGCTTTCTAAAAACCAGATGGTCCAGTACCGGGAGGAGTTCGAGGCTGGCTATTCAAATAAAACTCTCGCGAAAAAATTTTCCAGTGCTGAGAGCGCTCAGAAGATCATCGTTTTGACAATGAAAGCCAGAAATGAGTATCGAAATTATGCTATGAACCCTGACCCGCAATATGCAAATCAGGTTGATGCTTTTATGGAAGATCTCATTGAACTTTCTACAGACTTAAACGGGCGAATGGAAAGGCCGGAAAATATTGCCGCAGGAAAGAAAATTCTTACAAGTGCGGAAAATTTCCAGGATGATTTCAAGCGGTTTAAATCTCTGGAAGAAAGAAAAGCGATCGAAGAGAAAAATATGACAGATATAGCTGCGCAGATTGGAGAAGTAGCTGCAGCTGCCAGTTCTAACCAGAAAACAAAACTGGAGACACTGATCTCGACTTCCATAACTAAGATCTTCCTGGTATCTTTTCTTTCAATGCTTATTGGTGCTTTACTTGTTTTTGTGATTTTGAACATCTACAGAAAGCCTATCTACGAACTGCTTGAAGCTACTGATAGGATCTCTGAAGGAGACCTTGATGTTGATATAAAAGGTTCCTCAAGAAGCGAGATCTTCCAGCTTTCAGAGGCTTTTAAAGCAATGGTTGAACACCTTCGCAGTTTGATTAAAGAAATTCAGGACGGTTCACTGCACCTTGCCACACTTTCGGAAGAAATGTCTGCATCTTCCGAAGAAGTGGCATCTGCATCAAGGAGAATTTCTGAAACTGCAGCTGAAATCTCTGACGGAGCGGAGATGCAGAGCATAAAAATTGTTGATATAACTCACGCAATGCAGGATATGACCCACAATATTCAGGAAGTTGCGGATAACACCCAGAAAGTTTCTAAAAGTACAAACCTGGTGAATGATACTGTTCATAGTATCGGAAACGTTTCCAGAGATGTCCTGTTTAAGATGAATCTTATCAGTTCTTCTGTTGATGAAACTGAAGTTGCTATAAAGGAACTGGACTCAAAGTCTCAGCAGATCGATGAGATCGTAACTCTGATAACCAAAATTGCAGACCAGACCAATATGCTTGCACTGAATGCCGCAATTGAAGCCGCACGAGCAGGCGAACACGGTAGAGGATTCTCTGTTGTAGCCGATGAAGTCCGCAAACTTGCCGAAGAATCCGGAAGCGCAGCCAAAAATATTTCCAGGCTTATTGATGAGATCAGGGATGGTATCAGTGATACCGTAGAAAGCATAGAAGCAAGTAAAAAGAATGTGAAGATCGGCTCAGGATCGGTTAGTGCAGAGGTTGAGATGGTTACCGGGATCGTCTCCACAATCAATGAAATCACAAATATGATAGAAGACGTTGCAGCTGCTACAGAAGAACAGTCTGCATCCATTGAAGAAATTACTTCTACACTGGAAGATATATCCTCCATATCGGAGCAGTCCGCTGCGGGAACCCAGGAAACTGCCGCAGCTCTCGAAGAGCAGAGTGCCTCAATGTCTGAGCTTGCCAGCATGGCGAATGACCTCTCTTTGCTTGGGGAAAAGATGAAAAAAGTCACTGAAAAATTCAGGCTTGACAATTCAAAAGGGGAGCCAGAATAA
- a CDS encoding chemotaxis protein CheW: MFEETGIKEDSKGESTLSKESLQLVVFELSGEEFGVDIMQVSEIIPVSKITRVPQAPECIKGLINLRGKIIVVIDLNRRLDFSSKERDSLSRIIIVEVRDTMIGMLVNSVSGVLKLPISSVEPTPDMIKSKINTEYLTGVGKKGNRLLILLNLARVLGEEEIDELSQLSSTASSSSSSSTASSSSSSSSPSSEQLPEENI, from the coding sequence ATGTTTGAGGAAACAGGAATAAAGGAAGATTCAAAGGGAGAATCCACACTTTCAAAAGAATCGCTCCAGTTAGTGGTTTTTGAACTTTCAGGAGAAGAATTCGGGGTCGATATCATGCAGGTCTCCGAGATTATCCCCGTTTCAAAAATCACCCGCGTTCCTCAGGCTCCTGAATGCATAAAGGGACTAATCAACCTGCGCGGAAAAATTATCGTAGTAATAGATCTCAACAGGCGCCTTGATTTCAGCTCCAAAGAAAGAGACAGCCTGTCCAGAATTATTATCGTGGAAGTCAGAGATACAATGATAGGAATGCTTGTAAACTCCGTAAGTGGGGTGTTAAAACTACCTATTTCTTCTGTTGAACCGACTCCAGATATGATTAAATCGAAAATTAATACAGAGTATCTTACCGGAGTCGGGAAAAAAGGGAACAGGCTTCTTATCCTCCTGAATCTTGCAAGGGTACTCGGAGAAGAGGAAATTGACGAACTCAGTCAGCTTTCTTCTACCGCTTCATCCTCTTCATCCTCTTCTACCGCTTCATCCTCTTCATCTTCTTCGTCCCCTTCTTCTGAGCAGCTTCCGGAGGAAAATATTTAA
- a CDS encoding GntP family permease, with protein sequence MHPALIFLFALIAILLLTAKFRLHPFLSLVLVSLFTGVLAGEPVGAVEAITGGLGSVFSRFAIIITSGSIIGLLLQKTGGMSLIASDIMRLSRNPLLALTFLGFLFSVPMMCYILAYVIFIPIAKELATRLNYPPVSTATALALGAVASFNLVYPSPVIISAAEELSANTNTLILLGFFIAVPTSTAGYLYARRLGKTETTRASEHDHQGQAQPEFSEITETPQKEEAGVVQEKGIEMQVKDGVQGRATGKPVRLEAYAPIFLPLFLILLQAGFEHPHPLFAFLGNPNVALLIGVLLSIFSGRKLGLEMVRTLVEKAVRRSGVVLLDLCGGGALGATLAMTGAGEALGRFFLQINLPHILVPFLVAAALQTVQGSRVVTMLVAPSLLLPLVPELGLPAEILILAMASGTFMISHVNDPFFWIFGELAELEPSEVFRSNTLGGALMGVVSFLLVSGVYFIFY encoded by the coding sequence ATGCACCCTGCTCTTATTTTCCTTTTCGCCCTTATAGCCATACTGCTTCTTACAGCAAAATTCAGGCTTCACCCTTTCCTTAGCCTTGTCCTTGTATCTCTTTTCACAGGAGTGCTTGCAGGAGAACCTGTGGGTGCGGTCGAAGCGATAACTGGGGGACTTGGCAGTGTTTTTTCCCGTTTTGCTATCATTATCACCAGTGGTAGTATCATCGGACTTCTGCTCCAGAAGACCGGTGGAATGTCTTTAATAGCTTCTGACATTATGCGTTTATCCAGAAATCCTCTGCTTGCGCTGACATTCCTTGGTTTTCTTTTTTCCGTGCCAATGATGTGCTATATCCTTGCTTATGTCATCTTTATTCCGATTGCAAAAGAGTTGGCTACCAGGCTCAATTACCCCCCTGTTTCCACTGCAACCGCACTTGCACTTGGGGCTGTTGCCTCCTTTAATCTGGTATATCCTTCCCCTGTAATTATTTCCGCAGCAGAGGAACTTTCAGCAAATACGAACACACTGATTCTTCTGGGATTTTTTATCGCGGTTCCTACTTCTACTGCAGGTTATCTCTACGCCAGAAGATTGGGGAAGACTGAAACCACCAGAGCTTCTGAACACGATCATCAGGGGCAAGCTCAGCCAGAATTTTCAGAAATTACAGAAACTCCACAAAAGGAGGAGGCAGGAGTAGTACAGGAAAAAGGTATCGAAATGCAGGTAAAAGATGGAGTGCAGGGAAGAGCCACTGGAAAGCCAGTCAGGCTTGAAGCTTATGCACCAATCTTTCTTCCTTTGTTTCTGATCCTTCTCCAAGCTGGCTTTGAGCATCCCCACCCTTTGTTTGCTTTTCTGGGAAACCCAAACGTTGCACTCCTTATAGGAGTTCTCCTCTCCATTTTTTCTGGCAGAAAGCTGGGGTTGGAAATGGTCAGGACCCTGGTCGAAAAAGCCGTAAGGAGAAGTGGTGTTGTTCTTCTTGACCTGTGCGGGGGAGGAGCTCTTGGTGCAACTCTTGCCATGACAGGAGCAGGAGAAGCCCTTGGCAGGTTTTTCCTGCAGATTAACCTTCCTCACATCCTTGTGCCTTTTCTTGTTGCAGCAGCCCTTCAAACCGTGCAGGGATCAAGGGTTGTAACAATGCTTGTTGCACCATCTCTTTTGCTTCCTCTGGTTCCGGAACTTGGGCTTCCTGCGGAAATCCTGATCCTCGCAATGGCTTCAGGCACTTTCATGATTTCGCATGTTAATGACCCATTCTTCTGGATTTTTGGAGAGCTGGCAGAACTTGAACCTTCCGAGGTTTTCAGGTCAAATACTCTTGGGGGAGCTCTGATGGGTGTGGTAAGCTTCCTGCTGGTTTCAGGGGTGTATTTTATCTTTTACTAA
- a CDS encoding metal-dependent transcriptional regulator — MNEQNYSEFTGLELSPRKADYLKFILDKRGTVKTTEISSCLQVDPSTTSKTLTELATAGYLNHVLYRGVDLTEMGKAYAEFLVRRHRILSLLFTHYGFSTEEACAEVSRFEAFVSKDAVNKICNSMGHPMVGVCGEISHEKCIHEGHYH, encoded by the coding sequence ATGAATGAGCAGAATTATTCTGAGTTTACAGGCCTTGAACTCTCTCCGAGAAAGGCAGATTACCTCAAGTTCATTCTTGATAAAAGAGGCACTGTAAAAACTACTGAAATATCCTCCTGCCTGCAGGTTGACCCTTCAACAACAAGCAAGACCTTAACTGAACTTGCAACTGCTGGCTACCTGAACCATGTTCTATACAGGGGGGTGGATCTGACCGAAATGGGAAAGGCATATGCAGAATTTCTTGTCCGGAGGCACAGGATTTTGAGTCTTCTTTTTACTCACTATGGCTTTTCGACAGAGGAAGCATGTGCTGAGGTTTCTCGCTTTGAAGCTTTTGTTTCAAAGGATGCGGTAAACAAAATCTGCAACTCGATGGGCCATCCGATGGTCGGCGTATGCGGAGAAATAAGCCACGAAAAATGTATTCATGAGGGGCATTATCATTAA
- a CDS encoding metal ABC transporter solute-binding protein, Zn/Mn family has product MKFKIITILVLLIVGLSIFVSGCTDSVDSRDNNTTGQETEMSGTGEPLTVAVSIVPLAEFVEKVGGNKVKTIVIIPSGADPHTYESSPKEVQEISKASMFVTVGIGMPFEKVWIDKFGPTNSGTLIVNCSKGIELRELKAEQGAVSDGDYEGQDPHIWTSPANAKIMVEDIYEGLVQQDPENKAYYAQNKDAYLKELDALDARIKAKLEGHEERNFMVYHPSWGYFAAEYGLTMIPVEVEGKEPSAKDLAKLVDLAKEKKVKVIFVQTQFNPRSAEVVAQEIGGEVVAVDPLAKDYIANMDNVSDIFARNLV; this is encoded by the coding sequence ATGAAATTCAAAATCATAACTATATTAGTACTTTTGATTGTTGGTCTGAGCATTTTTGTCAGCGGTTGTACAGATTCCGTCGATTCCAGGGATAATAACACCACAGGACAGGAAACCGAAATGTCAGGAACGGGCGAGCCCTTAACAGTTGCCGTAAGTATTGTTCCCCTGGCTGAATTTGTAGAAAAGGTCGGAGGAAATAAAGTAAAAACCATTGTCATAATCCCATCAGGGGCAGATCCTCATACTTATGAATCTTCCCCAAAGGAAGTTCAGGAAATTAGCAAAGCCAGCATGTTCGTAACAGTCGGGATTGGTATGCCCTTTGAGAAAGTCTGGATTGACAAATTTGGGCCCACGAATAGTGGTACTCTTATTGTAAATTGCTCCAAAGGAATCGAATTGAGAGAGCTTAAAGCTGAGCAAGGAGCAGTAAGTGATGGGGATTATGAAGGACAGGACCCACACATCTGGACGTCTCCTGCAAACGCAAAGATAATGGTCGAAGATATTTATGAAGGACTTGTGCAACAAGACCCTGAAAACAAAGCTTACTATGCTCAGAATAAAGATGCTTACCTTAAAGAGCTGGATGCTCTGGATGCGAGGATTAAAGCAAAGCTGGAAGGACATGAAGAACGAAATTTCATGGTTTATCATCCATCCTGGGGATATTTTGCAGCGGAGTACGGGCTTACTATGATTCCTGTTGAGGTTGAAGGAAAGGAGCCAAGTGCGAAGGATCTCGCGAAGCTTGTGGATCTTGCAAAGGAAAAGAAAGTCAAAGTTATCTTTGTCCAGACTCAGTTCAACCCACGGAGTGCGGAAGTCGTAGCTCAAGAAATTGGCGGAGAAGTTGTAGCCGTTGACCCTCTTGCAAAGGATTACATTGCAAACATGGATAACGTATCCGATATTTTTGCCAGAAACCTTGTGTAA
- a CDS encoding metal ABC transporter ATP-binding protein — protein sequence MEKVIELEDVWVRYGNQIILEAVNLELEEPNGLLGIIGPNGGGKTTFLKVLLGLLKPYKGSVKLFGKPPEKSRDLVGYVPQYKGFDFDFPISVWEVVLTGRMSHTGFLKKYSEEDKKAAEEALRTVEMFDLKDRQIGQLSGGQRQRVFIARALATKPKLLLLDEPNSGLDPHMQDELYRLLDRLKHEMAVIMVTHDLSAVSIYVDRIACLNRTLHYHNSKEIPVEDLEATYQCPVELIAHGVPHRVLEQHKGSS from the coding sequence ATGGAGAAGGTTATAGAGCTAGAGGATGTCTGGGTCCGCTATGGAAACCAGATAATCCTTGAGGCAGTAAATCTGGAATTAGAAGAGCCCAATGGGTTGCTCGGGATTATAGGACCTAATGGCGGAGGAAAGACCACATTTCTTAAAGTACTCCTTGGTCTTTTGAAGCCGTATAAAGGCAGCGTGAAACTCTTTGGAAAGCCTCCGGAAAAAAGCAGAGACCTTGTAGGGTATGTCCCCCAGTACAAAGGTTTTGACTTTGATTTTCCTATCAGTGTCTGGGAAGTTGTCCTGACAGGCAGAATGAGCCATACGGGTTTTCTGAAAAAGTACAGTGAGGAAGACAAAAAGGCTGCTGAAGAGGCTCTGAGAACAGTGGAGATGTTCGACCTTAAGGACCGGCAGATAGGCCAGCTTTCTGGCGGGCAGCGGCAGAGGGTTTTTATTGCCAGGGCTCTAGCAACGAAACCTAAACTCCTGCTTCTGGATGAACCCAACTCCGGGCTTGATCCTCACATGCAGGATGAACTCTATCGGCTCCTGGACAGGCTCAAGCATGAAATGGCAGTTATTATGGTCACACATGACCTAAGTGCAGTTTCTATCTACGTGGACAGGATAGCTTGCCTGAACCGCACGCTTCATTACCATAACTCTAAAGAAATCCCGGTTGAGGACCTGGAAGCTACCTACCAGTGCCCTGTCGAACTGATTGCCCACGGAGTGCCCCACAGAGTGCTGGAGCAGCACAAAGGGAGTTCCTGA
- a CDS encoding metal ABC transporter permease produces MFELLQYTFIQNALIAAILASVACGIIGAFVVVKKIVFISGGIAHASFGGVGLGYYLGINPMLGVLPFSLLSALVMGTVSKKSKIPEDSAIGILWSLGMALGVIFVYLTPGYAPDLMTYLFGNILTVPRFDLYLMLVIDIVIVCAVYLFYKEFLSLCFDEEFTTVQGVPTEKLYLFLLCIIALTIVVLIKVVGIILVIALLTIPATLSRKFTNNLKRMMLISTVFGTVISVTGIGLSYALDVPSGATIILVLSLVYGLVAFGMDMLESRRVLKS; encoded by the coding sequence ATGTTTGAGCTTCTTCAATATACTTTTATCCAGAATGCCCTTATAGCCGCAATCCTTGCAAGCGTTGCCTGCGGAATCATAGGTGCCTTTGTTGTCGTCAAAAAGATCGTCTTTATCAGCGGCGGGATTGCCCACGCTTCTTTCGGAGGTGTCGGGCTGGGCTATTATTTAGGGATCAACCCCATGCTCGGAGTTCTTCCTTTCAGCCTGTTATCTGCTCTTGTTATGGGTACCGTAAGCAAGAAATCTAAAATTCCGGAAGATAGTGCAATAGGCATACTCTGGTCTCTTGGAATGGCTCTGGGAGTTATTTTTGTATATCTTACTCCCGGATATGCCCCTGACCTTATGACCTACCTCTTTGGAAATATCCTTACGGTTCCCCGCTTTGACCTGTACCTGATGCTGGTCATTGATATTGTTATAGTGTGTGCAGTCTATTTGTTCTATAAGGAATTCCTCTCTTTATGCTTTGATGAAGAGTTTACAACTGTACAGGGCGTCCCTACCGAAAAGCTCTACCTTTTCCTGCTCTGTATTATTGCCCTTACAATTGTTGTCCTTATCAAAGTCGTGGGCATTATCCTTGTGATCGCCCTTCTGACTATTCCAGCCACCCTGAGCCGTAAATTCACCAATAATCTGAAGCGGATGATGCTTATCTCCACCGTCTTCGGGACCGTGATCAGTGTTACCGGAATAGGCCTTTCCTATGCTCTGGATGTTCCATCGGGAGCCACTATTATTCTTGTACTGAGTCTGGTATATGGATTAGTAGCTTTCGGGATGGATATGCTTGAGAGCAGACGTGTTTTGAAGAGCTGA
- a CDS encoding methyltransferase domain-containing protein — MKYMFKFCNLPDDKSTIKIVNEAANRLYYKLEGIDLETLDISDYNKRYFGSLLDNLQTNLQKYAYILVWSITKMDIPLNKFVFLDYGGGSGMLSLLAKECNIGTVIYNDIYDVSARDAESIGKSIGNRADYYIPGDVGEVINFLKEKSINCNAIANYDVIEHIYDLEEFLRKISLISDSNLRVFFSSGANPYNPLIKRKLVKNHHKCELLDREPFIGIKERDPLKSYLGIRKEIIKSLNPDISDEKVEYLSAATRGMIEYDIKKVVNEYLTSGTITLKQKYPKYPSNTCDPYTGNWSEHLMDIYQLRNILQNENFQANIWCGYYGDSNTLLKCLTGRFLNLLIKNLGRYGLVFSPFFTLCGNMSLLSHD, encoded by the coding sequence ATGAAGTATATGTTCAAATTCTGCAATTTACCTGACGACAAATCAACAATAAAAATAGTCAACGAAGCTGCAAATCGTTTGTACTATAAACTTGAAGGAATTGATTTAGAAACTCTGGATATTTCAGATTATAACAAAAGATATTTTGGCTCCTTATTAGATAACCTACAAACTAATTTACAAAAATATGCATATATACTAGTATGGTCGATCACAAAAATGGATATTCCCTTAAACAAGTTTGTTTTTTTAGACTATGGAGGAGGTTCCGGCATGTTATCCCTCCTCGCAAAAGAATGCAATATTGGAACGGTTATTTACAACGATATTTACGATGTCTCTGCTAGAGATGCAGAATCAATAGGAAAGTCCATTGGAAATCGAGCTGACTATTACATTCCAGGAGACGTTGGTGAAGTAATCAACTTTTTAAAGGAGAAATCGATTAACTGCAATGCAATAGCCAATTATGATGTCATAGAACATATCTATGATCTAGAAGAATTTCTGAGGAAGATATCTTTGATTTCAGATAGTAATTTAAGAGTATTTTTTTCCTCCGGTGCAAATCCTTACAACCCCTTGATCAAGAGGAAACTTGTGAAAAACCATCATAAATGTGAGTTATTAGACCGAGAACCATTTATTGGTATAAAAGAAAGGGACCCTTTGAAGTCATATTTAGGAATCCGAAAAGAAATAATTAAAAGTTTAAATCCAGATATTTCTGATGAGAAGGTTGAGTATTTAAGCGCAGCTACCAGAGGGATGATTGAATATGACATTAAAAAAGTAGTAAATGAATACTTAACCAGTGGAACCATTACTTTAAAGCAAAAATATCCCAAATATCCCTCAAATACCTGTGACCCTTACACTGGAAATTGGTCAGAGCATTTGATGGACATATATCAACTACGAAATATATTACAAAATGAAAATTTCCAAGCTAATATTTGGTGTGGATATTATGGTGACTCAAATACTTTATTAAAGTGTCTAACAGGTCGATTTTTAAATTTGTTGATTAAAAACTTAGGAAGATACGGATTAGTGTTTTCTCCTTTTTTTACACTTTGTGGAAACATGTCGCTACTATCACATGATTGA